One Pseudopipra pipra isolate bDixPip1 chromosome 26, bDixPip1.hap1, whole genome shotgun sequence DNA window includes the following coding sequences:
- the LOC135402783 gene encoding uncharacterized protein LOC135402783: MWPHQGKPTAGAWRNLDISSQSTTIVHQIFGGFLRSRVICFSCKAISDSYEAFLDVPLDIKAASSLTAALEDFVTPEHLDGENCFKCSKCEKNVAATKRFTVHRAPKVLTVCLKRFDCFTGGKISKVVEYPEYLDLRPYMSQADGEALLYSLYAVLVHSGVSCHGGHYFCYTKASNGLWYRMDDESVELCSIDTVLRQQAYLLFYARCSDLRIGERASSSLAPSHAPSFLSQCVASSKQAGSVGPQGLTGRTKGMKDTGRERSRSRSPLWGRDLRSWSVDTTDYDDSSERRTGPPSRDRGPRDSTAARPSKRICRWAPAPRAAQEQTLLRQREPSRSVRGTYNLCRKDTGRERSRSRSPLWGRDLRSWSVDTTDYDDSSERRTGPPSRDRGPRDSTAARPSKRICRWAPAPRAAQEQTLLRQREPSRSVRGTYNLCRKDTGRERSRSRSPLWGRDLRSWSVDTTDYDDSSERRTGPPSRDRGPRDSTAARPSKRICRWAPAPRAAQEQTLLRQREPSRSVQGTYNLRSRFVPYTDYDRSLRKRKRERTSPPRCDQVLVNTAVPGPSKASSKQALMLRAAQEQTRQRQREQRRSTWRGYDCHSQFGQYTDYRPSEKKRRVSTPQRFTSDKHSGHSGNDGIGLWPWLKQNGRLALRLLAKASLFSTRLLKPE, from the exons Tgtccatcaaatatttggaggctttctgagatccagag tcatctgcttcagctgcaaagccatttctgattcctatgaggccttcctggatgtccctttggatatcaaa gcagcctcatccctcactgcagctctggaggactttgTAACACCTGAGCACCTGGATGgtgaaaactgctttaaatgtagcAA GTGTGAGAAGAATGTTGCCGCCACTAAGAGGTTCACTGTCCACCGTGCACCCAAGgttctcactgtgtgtctgaagaggtttgactgcttCACTGGTGGGAAGATCAGCAAG GTTGTAGAGTATCCGGAGTACTTGGATCTTCGCCCATACATgtctcaggcagatggagaagcactcctctactccttatatgctgtcctggtgcacagtggtgtcagctgtcatggaggacactatttctgctacacaaag gccagCAATGGATTGTGGTACCGGATGGACGATGAATCTGTGGAGCTGTGTTCCATTGACACAGTTCTCAGGCAGCAAGCCTACCTGCTGTTCTATGCCAG atgctcggatctgagaattggagaaagggcttcttcctcactggcaccatcacatgccccttccttcctcagtcagtgtgtggccagcagcaagcaggcggGCTCTGTTGGACCACAGGGTCTGACTGGTAGGACTAAG ggcatgaaggacactggcagggagcggtcccggagcagatcccctctgtggggcagggatctccGCAGCTGGTCTGTGGACACCACAGACTATGATGactcttcagagagaagaactggtcctccaagtcgtgaccgtggtcctagggatagcacagctgcaaggccttccaagaggatctgccggtgggctcccgctcccagggctgctcaggagcaaaccttgctgaggcagagggagccaagcagatctGTGCGGGGAACTTACAACCTTTGCAGgaaggacactggcagggagcggtcccggagcagatcccctctgtggggcagggatctccGCAGCTGGTCTGTGGACACCACAGACTATGATGactcttcagagagaagaactggtcctccaagtcgtgaccgtggtcctagggatagcacagctgcaaggccttccaagaggatctgccggtgggctcccgctcccagggctgctcaggagcaaaccttgctgaggcagagggagccaagcagatctGTGCGGGGAACTTACAACCTTTGCAGgaaggacactggcagggagcggtcccggagcagatcccctctgtggggcagggatctccGCAGCTGGTCTGTGGACACCACAGACTATGATGactcttcagagagaagaactggtcctccaagtcgtgaccgtggtcctagggatagcacagctgcaaggccttccaagaggatctgccggtgggctcccgctcccagggctgctcaggagcaaaccttgctgaggcagagggagccaagcagatctGTGCAGGGAACTTACAACCTTCGCAGCCGGTTTGTGCCGTACACAGACTATGACCGCTCACtgcggaagagaaagagggagagaacaagtcctccacgttgtgaccaagtcttagtgaatactgcagttccagggccctccaaagccagctccaagcaggctctcatgctccgggctgctcaggagcaaacccgacagaggcagagagagcagagaagatcaacATGGCGGGGCTATGATTGCCACAGCCAGTTTGGGCAGTacacagactaccgcccttcagagaagaagaggagggtttccacgccccagagattcacgtcagacaagcattcagggcactctggcaatgatggcattggattatggccctggctcaagcagaacggaagactagcactgcgtttattagccaaggcatccttgttttcgacACGCCTACTCAAacctgagtga
- the LOC135402784 gene encoding uncharacterized protein LOC135402784 → MSTKQYHLICFSCKAISDSYEAFLDVPLDIKAASSLTAALEDFVTPEHLDGENCFKCSKCEKNVAATKRFTVHCAPKVLTVCLKRFDCFTGGKISKVVEYPEYLDLRPYMSQADGEALLYSLYAVLVHSGVSCHGGHYFCYTKASNGLWYRMDDESVELCSIDTVLRQQAYLLFYARCSDLRIGERASSSLAPSHAPSFLSQCVASSKQAGSVGPQGLTGRTKGMKDTGRERSRSRSPLWGRDLRSWSVDTTDYDDSSERRTGPPSRDRGPRDSTAARPSKRICRWAPAPRAAQEQTLLRQREPSRSVRGTYNLCRKDTGRERSRSRSPLWGRDLRSWSVDTTDYDDSSERRTGPPSRDRGPRDSTAARPSKRICRWAPAPRAAQEQTLLRQREPSRSVRGTYNLCRKDTGRERSRSRSPLWGRDLRSWSVDTTDYDDSSERRTGPPSRDRGPRDSTAARPSKRICRWAPAPRAAQEQTLLRQREPSRSVQGTYNLRSRFVLYTDYDRSLRKRKRQRTSPPRCDQVLVNIAVPGPSKASSKQALMLRAAQEQTRQRQREQRRSTWRGYDRHSQFGQHTDYRPSEKKRRVSTPQRFTFIPPHNPGDSLEMNGCCASTYCSRKGVQGEDATLAGAKKVHFAMGSQEVTMHIINGV, encoded by the exons atgagcacaaagcagtaccatc tcatctgcttcagctgcaaagccatttctgattcctatgaggccttcctggatgtccccttggatatcaaa gcagcctcatccctcactgcagctctggaggactttgTAACACCTGAGCACCTGGATGgtgaaaactgctttaaatgtagcAA GTGTGAGAAGAATGTTGCCGCCACTAAGAGGTTCACTGTCCACTGTGCACCCAAGgttctcactgtgtgtctgaagaggtttgactgcttCACTGGTGGGAAGATCAGCAAG GTTGTAGAGTATCCGGAGTACTTGGATCTTCGCCCATACATgtctcaggcagatggagaagcactcctctactccttatatgctgtcctggtgcacagtggtgtcagctgtcatggaggacactatttctgctacacaaag gccagCAATGGATTGTGGTACCGGATGGACGATGAATCTGTGGAGCTGTGTTCCATTGACACAGTTCTCAGGCAGCAAGCCTACCTGCTGTTCTATGCCAG atgctcggatctgagaattggagaaagggcttcttcctcactggcaccatcacatgccccttccttcctcagtcagtgtgtggccagcagcaagcaggcggGCTCTGTTGGACCACAGGGTCTGACTGGTAGGACTAAG ggcatgaaggacactggcagggagcggtcccggagcagatcccctctgtggggcagggatctccGCAGCTGGTCTGTGGACACCACAGACTATGATGactcttcagagagaagaactggtcctccaagtcgtgaccgtggtcctagggatagcacagctgcaaggccttccaagaggatctgccggtgggctcccgctcccagggctgctcaggagcaaaccttgctgaggcagagggagccaagcagatctGTGCGGGGAACTTACAACCTTTGCAGgaaggacactggcagggagcggtcccggagcagatcccctctgtggggcagggatctccGCAGCTGGTCTGTGGACACCACAGACTATGATGactcttcagagagaagaactggtcctccaagtcgtgaccgtggtcctagggatagcacagctgcaaggccttccaagaggatctgccggtgggctcccgctcccagggctgctcaggagcaaaccttgctgaggcagagggagccaagcagatctGTGCGGGGAACTTACAACCTTTGCAGgaaggacactggcagggagcggtcccggagcagatcccctctgtggggcagggatctccGCAGCTGGTCTGTGGACACCACAGACTATGATGactcttcagagagaagaactggtcctccaagtcgtgaccgtggtcctagggatagcacagctgcaaggccttccaagaggatctgccggtgggctcccgctcccagggctgctcaggagcaaaccttgctgaggcagagggagccaagcagatctGTGCAGGGAACTTACAACCTTCGCAGCCGGTTTGTGCTGTACACAGACTATGACCGCTCACTGCGGAAGAGAAAGAGGCAGAGAACAAGTCCTCCACGTTGTGACCAAGTCTTAGTGAATATTGCAGTTCCAGggccctccaaagccagctccaagcaggctctcatgctccgggctgctcaggagcaaacccgacagaggcagagagagcagagaagatcaacATGGCGGGGCTATGATCGCCACAGCCagtttgggcagcacacagactaccgcccttcagagaagaagaggagggtttccacgccccagagattcac CTTCATCCCCCCTCACAACCCTGGGGATTCCTTGGAGATGAatggctgctgtgccagcacctactgctccaggaagggagtGCAAGGTGAAGATGCTACACTCGCAGGTGCAAAGAAGGTTCATTTTGCCATGGGATCCCAGGAGGTCACCATGCACATCATCAATGgggtctga